AGTCCACAATGGACTGTTCTGGGACAGGAGGCTGGGAAGTAGCGGGTCGGTGATCCGGGGGTGAATTTCGGCAGGGGCGATCGACTGGGTCATCGGGATGCTCCATGGGTGCGTCGGGATCTGGAGGGCTATTCAGAACGACCCGGCGACCGCAGGCCGCCAGGCCTGTGCGAGCGGTCGTTGCGGGACACAGCACTGGTGAGGCAGGTCGCGGACCTGAATAGCCCGACTATTGGCTAAGACACCGGGTGTACGGCGGATCAGCGGCCGGTACACCCGCACGACGCGACCAGCAGCAGGTCGACCGCGCGGTCGCGCCACAGGGCCCACGCCGGGCAGGGGCGGGGCGATCCGGTGGCGAACTCGAACACGACTCCGATGCTGCCACGTCGGCCGGGCGCGGTGGCCAGCTTCTCATTGGCTGGACACCGGTACAGGGGTGGGTCGTCGTGACGGGTGTGCCCCGGGTCAGTGACAATGGCCCCGTGAGCGAGCCGACGCAGCAGATCGAGCAGGCGGAACTGGACGACCTCGTGGTGCATATGTCCGGTGTCGGGGTCCGGCGCGGGGGTAACAAGCTGCTGGCCGACGTCGACTGGTCCGTGGAGCTGGACGAGCGGTGGGTGGTGCTCGGCCCGAACGGTGCGGGCAAGACCACCCTGCTGCGGATGGCCGCGGCCGAGCTGCACCCCACCACCGGCACGGTGCACCTGCTCGGCGAGCGGCTGGGCAGGGTGGACGTGTTCGAGCTCCGGCCGCGGATCGGCTTCACCTCCGCAGCGCTGGCGGGCCGGGTGCCGCCGGATGAGGCCGTACGGGACGTGGTGGTGAGCGCGGGTTACGCCGTGCTCGGCCGCTGGCGGGAGGACTACGACTCGCTGGACACCGAGCGGGCGGACGAACTGCTCGCGGCACTGGGGATCAAGCACCTGGCCGAACGCACCTTCGGCACCCTGTCCGAGGGGGAGCGCAAGCGCACACTGATCGCCCGCTCGCTGATGACCGATCCGGAGATGTTGCTGCTGGACGAGCCCGCGGCCGGACTCGACCTCGGTGGCAGGGAGGACCTGGTGGCAAGGCTCTCCACGCTGGCCATGGATCCGGACGCCCCGGCTATGGTCCTGGTCACCCACCACGTCGAGGAGATTCCGCCTGGCTTCACACACGCGTTGCTGCTGGCCGAGGGGCGGATGGTGGCGGGCGGCCTGCTCGAGGACGTATTGACCGGGGAGAACCTTTCCGCCACCTTCGGTCAGGACCTGATTCTGGAGCGTTCCGGTGCGCGCTTCTTCGCCCGGCGCCGGTAACGTGTTCTACTGACGGGTAGCCTGCGGGGAGCCCGCAGGTGTCGGCAACACGAGGAGGATGGGCGTGGGCGAGTTCGTACGTCTCGAGGTCGAGGCCGGGGTCGGCACGATCCGGCTGGAGCGGCCGCCGGTCAACGCGCTGAACAACCAGGTGCAGGCCGAACTGGCCGAGGCCGCCAGGCAGGCGACCGACCGGGACGACGTGCGTTCGGTCATCCTCTACGGCGGGGAGAAGACCTTCGCGGGCGGCGCGGACATCAAGGAGATGGCCGCGAAGTCCTATGTGGAGATGTCGAAGTTCGGGGCCGCGCTGTCCGGTTCGCTCACCGCGCTGGCCGAGATCCCCAAGCCGACCGTGGCGGCGATCACCGGGTACGCCCTCGGTGGCGGCCTCGAGCTGGCGCTGACCGCCGACCGCAGGGTGGCAGGCGACAACGTCAAGGTGGGGCAGCCGGAGATCCAGCTCGGCATCATCCCCGGTGCGGGCGGCACCCAGCGGCTGGCCCGCCTGATCGGCCCGAGCAAGGCCAAGGACCTGGTCTACACCGGCCGGTTCGTGAAGGCCGAGGAGGCGCTCGCGCTGGGGCTGGTGGACCAGGTCGTGGCCCCGGACGATGTGTACGCCACGGCGCATGCCTGGGCCGCGCAGTTCGCCGAGGGGCCCGCGGTCGCGCTCAAGGCGGCGAAGGCCGCGATCGACGGCGGCCTGGACCTGGACCTGCGCAATGGGCTCAAGCTGGAGACGAACCTGTTCGTCTCGCTGTGGGCGACCGAGGACCAGTCCACCGGGATGCAGTCGTTCATCGAGAACGGCCCCGGCAAGGCCACCTTCGAAGGCAAGTGAGCCGCCCGTGACGGACGCGACCGACCCCGCACCCAACCCGCACGCCACCGCCGAGCAGGTCCAGGCCGCCTACGCGGACCCGAAGCTGGCCAACGTGCTGTACCACGACTGGGAGGCGGGCACCTACGACGAGAAGTGGTCGATCTCCTACGACGAGCGCTGCATCTCCTATGCCACCGACGTGTTCCGCACGGTGGCCGGGGACGCGGACTGGCCGTACCCCACCGCGATGGAACTGGGCAGCGGTACCGGGTTCTTCCTGCTGAACCTGATGCAGGGCGGGGTGATCAAGCGTGGTTCGGTCACCGACCTCTCGCCGGGGATGGTGCAGGCGGCGTTGCGCAACGCGGCGAACCTCGGCCTCGACGTGGACGGCCGCGTGGCCGACGCCGAGCGCATCCCGTACCCGGACGACAGCTTCGACCTGGTGATCGGGCATGCCGTGCTGCACCACATCCCCGATGTGCGGGCCGCGTTCCGCGAGGTGCTGCGGGTGCTCAAGCCGGGCGGTCGGTTCGTCTTCGCAGGCGAGCCGACCAGGATCGGCGACTTCTATGCCCGCAAGCTGGGGCAGTTCACCTGGTGGCTGACCACCAACCTGACCCGGCTGCCCGCACTGCGTTCCTGGCGCAGGCCGCAGGAGGAACTGGACGAGTCCTCCCGCGCCGCGGCCCTGGAGGCCGTGGTCGACCTGCACACCTTCGACCCCTCCGAGCTGGAGCGCACGGCACTGGGCGCGGGTGCGGTGGACGTCGAGGCGGTCACCGAGGAGTTCACCGCGGCCCTGCTGGGCTGGCCGATCCGCACCGTCGAGGCCGCCGTGCCGCAGGAGAAGCTGACCCTGCGCTGGCGGCTGTTCGCCTACCGCGCCTGGCTCCGGCTGTCCGCCGTGGACCGGAAGCTGCTGGCCAGGGTGCTACCGCGGGAGCTGTTCTACAACGTCATGATCACCGGGGTGAAACCCCCAGCCCCCACCGAACCCTGACCCCCGGTCGTCAGTCCTCGGGCTCGGTGGTGAGGGGTCGCCAGGACTCGCCGAGGGTGTGCAGGCGCTTGAGCTCGGCGAGACCGCCCAGCCAACCGGCCTCGTGCTGTGCCGCGTTGTCCGGTTCCCCGGCCGGGAACCCGCTCTGCACGAAGGTGAGCCGGGTCCGGCCGGCGGAACCGGCCAGCTCCCAGCGGACGATCGCGCCTTCCTCGTCGGAGTAGGCCAGCGTGCGGCCCGGCTCGAACTCGAAGATCCGGCCGTCGGCCCCGAGCGCCATCCGGCCACCGAGCCGGGGCTCGACCTCGGCCTCCCAGCCGAACCAGCGGGCGATCCGCTTCGGATCGACCAGGGACTCGAACACCTCTTCCGGGGCGCCGTCCACGGTGACCTCGATCCGGATCTCCGCCGGGCGGGACGGGCTGAAGTCGCAGGCCGGGGTGAGCTCCCTGCCCTCCACGTACTCGGCGAGGCGCGCGATCGCCAGCGGCCAGAACGTGTGCAGCGTGTGCAGGCCGTCCCTGCGGCCTGCCGGTTCCATCAGCTCGGCCATGGTGGGGACGCCGGTCTGGGCGAGGGTCAGCGTGGTACCGCCGGATTCGGCTTCGGCGAGCCTGAGCTCGACGGTCGTCTCGGTGCCGTCGAGCACCCAGGCGAACCGGAGCAGCCGGTCCGTCTCGGCGACCAGCAGGCGTTGCCGGCCGGGTTCGCCTTGCGGGGTGTACCGGCCCCAGAACGCGAACCGGTCGGGAGTGGCTTCCGCATGCTCGGCGAACCAGGTGCGCAGCGCCTCCGGTTCGGTCAGTGCCCGGTACACCGTGGCCGGTGGGGCGTCGAGCCGGGCGGTCAGGTCGAGAACGTCACTCATCGGTGTCTCCACGGGGGTAGCAGGCGACCGCGAGGCGGAAGGCGTCACCCTCCGCGCCGCCGTAGCGGGTCAGCAGGTTCTGCAAGGTGTCCCTGAGTTCGTCGAGGAAGGCCTGGCGTCGCTCCCTCGGTAACCGGATCTCGCCGGAAACGCCGAGCGTGGGAAGTTCGCCGGTGCCTGCCTCCAATGCGGCGAGGTCCACCTGGACCTCCTCGACCAGGTTCAACAGGTAGCCCAGGCTCAGCTGGTCGCGGGCGCTGCGGTCGCCGATCGTGCCGACCAGCCGGGGGGACAGCCAGTAGGAGCGGGCGCTGGCCTGGTAGATGCCCTCGTTGATGCCGCGCACCCGCCGCTCGCTGACCCGGTCCACCAGGCCGGCGTCCAGCAGGCGTTTGACGTGGTAATAGACCCGCTGCGGGGTTTGGTCGAGTTCGACTCCGACCTCGGTGCACGAGCGCGGCTCGGCGAGCCGCCGCAGCACCTCCACGCGTTGCGGTTTGAACAGTGCCTCGGCCTGTTCGAACCGGTCCAGGTACAGCAACTCCTTCACAAAGGAGAGTTTTTACGTAAAGACAGTCTTTGTCAATGACTATTCGTCCGGCATGGCGTCCAGGTGCCGCTCCAGTGCGTCCAGCCGGTCGTGCCACAGCGCGCGGTACGGCGCGATCCAGTCGTCGACCTCGGCCAGCGGCTCCGGGCGCAGCCGGTACCAGCGGCGCTGCGCGTCCTGGCGCACCTCGACCAGCCCGGCCTCCCGTAGCACCTTGAGATGCTTGGACACCGCGGGCTGGGTGACCTCCAGCCGCTCCACCAGGTCGCCGACCAGCCGCTCCCCGGTACGCAGCAGGTCGAGAATCTCGCGCCGACGTGGTTCGGCCAGTGCCGCGAACGCTGTTGCCATATGAGTAATATAACCGATACGGCATTCGCGGCTCTCGCGTTCGTTGCCCCGCTACGCTGGGTCGAGGTGGGATCCGGGGGCACGGTGTGCGGGAGGTCGCAACGATGGACTGGACGCTGGAAGTCGTCATCA
The sequence above is drawn from the Amycolatopsis aidingensis genome and encodes:
- a CDS encoding ABC transporter ATP-binding protein, with amino-acid sequence MSGVGVRRGGNKLLADVDWSVELDERWVVLGPNGAGKTTLLRMAAAELHPTTGTVHLLGERLGRVDVFELRPRIGFTSAALAGRVPPDEAVRDVVVSAGYAVLGRWREDYDSLDTERADELLAALGIKHLAERTFGTLSEGERKRTLIARSLMTDPEMLLLDEPAAGLDLGGREDLVARLSTLAMDPDAPAMVLVTHHVEEIPPGFTHALLLAEGRMVAGGLLEDVLTGENLSATFGQDLILERSGARFFARRR
- a CDS encoding enoyl-CoA hydratase/isomerase family protein codes for the protein MGEFVRLEVEAGVGTIRLERPPVNALNNQVQAELAEAARQATDRDDVRSVILYGGEKTFAGGADIKEMAAKSYVEMSKFGAALSGSLTALAEIPKPTVAAITGYALGGGLELALTADRRVAGDNVKVGQPEIQLGIIPGAGGTQRLARLIGPSKAKDLVYTGRFVKAEEALALGLVDQVVAPDDVYATAHAWAAQFAEGPAVALKAAKAAIDGGLDLDLRNGLKLETNLFVSLWATEDQSTGMQSFIENGPGKATFEGK
- a CDS encoding class I SAM-dependent methyltransferase, whose amino-acid sequence is MTDATDPAPNPHATAEQVQAAYADPKLANVLYHDWEAGTYDEKWSISYDERCISYATDVFRTVAGDADWPYPTAMELGSGTGFFLLNLMQGGVIKRGSVTDLSPGMVQAALRNAANLGLDVDGRVADAERIPYPDDSFDLVIGHAVLHHIPDVRAAFREVLRVLKPGGRFVFAGEPTRIGDFYARKLGQFTWWLTTNLTRLPALRSWRRPQEELDESSRAAALEAVVDLHTFDPSELERTALGAGAVDVEAVTEEFTAALLGWPIRTVEAAVPQEKLTLRWRLFAYRAWLRLSAVDRKLLARVLPRELFYNVMITGVKPPAPTEP
- a CDS encoding SRPBCC family protein, whose amino-acid sequence is MSDVLDLTARLDAPPATVYRALTEPEALRTWFAEHAEATPDRFAFWGRYTPQGEPGRQRLLVAETDRLLRFAWVLDGTETTVELRLAEAESGGTTLTLAQTGVPTMAELMEPAGRRDGLHTLHTFWPLAIARLAEYVEGRELTPACDFSPSRPAEIRIEVTVDGAPEEVFESLVDPKRIARWFGWEAEVEPRLGGRMALGADGRIFEFEPGRTLAYSDEEGAIVRWELAGSAGRTRLTFVQSGFPAGEPDNAAQHEAGWLGGLAELKRLHTLGESWRPLTTEPED
- a CDS encoding winged helix-turn-helix domain-containing protein, with the translated sequence MKELLYLDRFEQAEALFKPQRVEVLRRLAEPRSCTEVGVELDQTPQRVYYHVKRLLDAGLVDRVSERRVRGINEGIYQASARSYWLSPRLVGTIGDRSARDQLSLGYLLNLVEEVQVDLAALEAGTGELPTLGVSGEIRLPRERRQAFLDELRDTLQNLLTRYGGAEGDAFRLAVACYPRGDTDE
- a CDS encoding ArsR/SmtB family transcription factor, encoding MATAFAALAEPRRREILDLLRTGERLVGDLVERLEVTQPAVSKHLKVLREAGLVEVRQDAQRRWYRLRPEPLAEVDDWIAPYRALWHDRLDALERHLDAMPDE